One stretch of Penaeus vannamei isolate JL-2024 chromosome 7, ASM4276789v1, whole genome shotgun sequence DNA includes these proteins:
- the LOC138862195 gene encoding POU domain, class 4, transcription factor 2-like, whose protein sequence is MTPPQSLQPPPATPGHHHNHYYHRQQHHDTTTTTTTTATTTTTASNTMTPPQPLQPPPATPGHHHNHYNHRQQHQDTTTTTANNTMTPPQPLKPPPATP, encoded by the exons ATGACGCCACCACAATCACTACAACCACCGCCAGCAACACCaggacaccaccacaaccactactaccaccgccagcaacaccatgacaccaccacaaccactacaaccaccgcca CCACTACAACCACCGCCAGCAACACCatgacaccaccacaaccactacaaccaccgccagcaacaccaggacaccaccacaaccactacaaccaccgCCAGCAACACCAGGACACTACTACAACCACCGCCAACAACACCatgacaccaccacaaccacttaaaccaccgccagcaacaccatga